The window AAATCAGAAGAAAGATAAAAAAGGAGAGTATTATGAATAAGCGATTACAGAATTGTCCAGTGTGCAATTCGAAACTGGAAGTGACGCGGTATCACTGTCCAGAATGTGATATTACCATTGAGGGAGAATTTGCCATCAGCGAATTTGGGGCATTGACTCCTGAGCAGCAGGAATTTGCCAGGACTTTTATCTGCTGCCAGGGTAATATCAAGGAAGTGGAAAAGGCACTGGGGATCTCATATCCCACAGTGAAGAACAAATTGAATCAATTAAGTGAAGTATTGTGTGCGACGAAAAAGCTTGTAGCGCGTCCCACTCAATCAGAAGAAGTATTATCTGCGCTGGAAACAGGTGAGATATCAGTAATAGAGGCGATAAAAATACTTGAAGGAGAAGTAAAATGAAGTTAGAAAAAGAAATCAAATTTGCTGCCGGGAGTGGACTTCAGGCAGAGATCAATTTACACAGTGGTGGATTACACATAATAGGTAATGACGAGCAGGAAGCAAGTGTATTGATCGAAATCGAAAGTATCACAGGAATGACGGAAGGTGAGGAAATCAGCGAATACGTGGAAACGAATTTTGATGAAGAAAACAATAAACTGGAGATCAGGCAGACAGAGAAACACCTGACAGCA is drawn from Candidatus Stygibacter australis and contains these coding sequences:
- a CDS encoding DUF2089 domain-containing protein, which gives rise to MNKRLQNCPVCNSKLEVTRYHCPECDITIEGEFAISEFGALTPEQQEFARTFICCQGNIKEVEKALGISYPTVKNKLNQLSEVLCATKKLVARPTQSEEVLSALETGEISVIEAIKILEGEVK